One genomic segment of Centropristis striata isolate RG_2023a ecotype Rhode Island chromosome 11, C.striata_1.0, whole genome shotgun sequence includes these proteins:
- the LOC131980648 gene encoding proenkephalin-A-like produces MAVPTHSSCLWMLVLGACVSLVVGAECGKECALCVYRLLGQQSGFSSLTCSLECEGGLDSQKLRLCRDFLLEEENHIPLNADSRQQQEQEAAGAMTADDEDATSPEHQLAKKYGGFMKRYGGFMSRRSFAPEGAPLEDPGNQDEEENVRLEVLKILNAAAEHGGKGDGEGGEVAKRYGGFMRRDEGGVAQGDLLEAVLGRGLKKRYGGFMRRVGRPEWLVDSSKSGGMLKRAWENGSELQKRYGGFMD; encoded by the exons ATGGCTGTCCCCACACACAGCAGCTGCCTGTGGATGTTGGTTCTGGGCGCTTGTGTGTCGCTGGTGGTTGGAGCGGAGTGCGGGAAGGAGTGCGCACTGTGTGTGTACCGTCTGCTGGGACAGCAGTCTGGTTTCTCCTCCCTG ACTTGCTCACTTGAGTGTGAGGGAGGGTTGGACAGCCAGAAGCTCCGTCTGTGCCGGGACTTCCTATTGGAGGAGGAAAACCACATTCCTCTGAATGCTGACAGCCGTCAACAGCAGGAACAGGAAGCAGCGGGCGCCATGACAGCTGATGACGAGGACGCAACATCACCAGAACACCAGCTGGCCAAGAAGTACGGTGGCTTCATGAAGCGCTACGGAGGCTTCATGTCTCGCCGCTCCTTCGCTCCAGAGGGGGCACCGCTGGAGGACCCCGGGAACCAGGATGAAGAAGAAAACGTCCGCCTGGAGGTCCTAAAGATTCTCAATGCGGCGGCTGAGCATGGTGGTAAGGGGGATGGTGAGGGAGGCGAGGTGGCGAAGAGGTACGGAGGCTTTATGCGTCGGGATGAAGGAGGAGTGGCACAGGGCGACCTGCTGGAGGCGGTGTTAGGCCGCGGGCTCAAGAAGCGCTACGGAGGCTTCATGAGGCGTGTGGGCAGGCCGGAGTGGCTGGTGGACAGCAGCAAGAGTGGGGGGATGTTAAAACGGGCCTGGGAGAACGGCAGCGAGCTACAGAAGAGGTACGGGGGGTTCATGGACTAG